A single genomic interval of Corylus avellana chromosome ca10, CavTom2PMs-1.0 harbors:
- the LOC132163468 gene encoding organelle RRM domain-containing protein 6, chloroplastic, with product MAKRFNSQLFVSRISFYTTNEQLKTLFSPFGVVTEARLVKDPRTERPKGFGFVTYESEAEAQKALKAMNGRIVDGRLIFVEIAKTRRAEDATS from the exons ATGGCGAAAAGATTCAACTCGCAGCTATTCGTCAGCA GAATATCATTTTACACCACAAATGAACAACTGAAGACGTTGTTTTCGCCATTTGGGGTAGTTACAGAAG CTAGGCTAGTTAAAGACCCAAGAACCGAAAGACCCAAAGGTTTTGGTTTTGTAACATACGAGTCAGAGGCTGAGGCTCAGAAGGCTTTGAAGGCCATGAATGGCAGG ATAGTTGATGGGAGGCTGATTTTTGTTGAAATTGCAAAGACAAGGAGAGCTGAAGATGCCACTTCTTGA